A region of Flavobacterium indicum GPTSA100-9 = DSM 17447 DNA encodes the following proteins:
- the katG gene encoding catalase/peroxidase HPI, producing the protein MKKAILLTSLILTTVTMAQETVTCPVTGKTYTVGKDGKMGGPHDNYQNMSTNTTNTFNPNGIGSQTDKNKEWWPNQLDLSLLRKNSNLSNPDPNFDYSKAFQSLDYNALKKDLTDLMTQSQDWWPADFGSYSGLFIRMAWHSAGTYRTGDGRGGSRAGQQRFAPLNSWPDNGNLDKARRLLWPIKQKYGNKISWADLMILTGNVALEKAGFKTFGFAGGREDVWEPESHVYWGSEKKWLDDKRYTADRKLENPLAAVQMGLIYVNPEGPNGNPDPLLAAKDIRETFGRMGMNDEETVALIAGGHTLGKAHGAGDAKLVGPDPEAAGIEEQGLGWKSSYKSGKGQDAITSGLEVTWTSTPDQWNQDFFRILFKYDWELTKSPAGAHQWTAKTNDLVIPDAFDQNKRHKPTMLTTDLSLRFDPVYEKISRKFMENPAAFNDAFARAWFKLTHRDMGPKSTYLGPEAPKEDLIWQDPIPAVNHKLVGKKEIEKLKSSILNSGLTVSEMISTAWASASTYRGTDRRGGANGARIRLEPQRNWEVNNPKQLNKVLTVLEKIQKEFNDKSNDIKISLADLIVLAGNVGVEQAAKNAGQKVEVPFSPGRMDATQAQTDVASFAVLEPQADGFRNYLKTKYTIPTEALLVDKAQLLTLTAPEMTVLIGGMRALNANYDNSKNGIFSDKKDQLTNDFFVKLLDMGTVWKAKDESNEVFEGRDSKTNQIKWTATRADLIFGSNSELRALAEVYASADAKNKFISDFIAAWTKVMNLDRFDLKK; encoded by the coding sequence ATGAAAAAAGCAATTCTACTTACAAGTTTAATTTTAACAACAGTCACTATGGCACAAGAAACAGTAACTTGTCCGGTAACAGGAAAAACGTATACCGTTGGCAAAGACGGAAAAATGGGTGGCCCTCATGACAATTACCAGAACATGAGTACCAATACAACTAACACTTTCAATCCCAATGGAATAGGTAGCCAAACAGATAAAAACAAAGAATGGTGGCCGAACCAATTGGATTTAAGTTTACTTAGAAAGAATTCGAATTTGTCCAATCCAGATCCGAATTTTGATTATTCAAAAGCTTTTCAATCTTTAGATTACAATGCTTTGAAAAAAGATTTAACCGATTTAATGACCCAATCACAAGACTGGTGGCCTGCCGATTTTGGCAGTTATTCAGGATTATTCATTCGAATGGCATGGCACAGTGCTGGAACCTACAGAACGGGTGATGGTCGAGGAGGATCAAGAGCTGGACAGCAACGATTTGCACCATTAAATAGCTGGCCAGACAATGGAAATTTAGACAAAGCTCGAAGATTATTATGGCCAATTAAACAAAAATATGGCAATAAAATTTCTTGGGCGGATTTAATGATTTTAACTGGAAATGTAGCTTTAGAAAAAGCCGGTTTTAAAACTTTTGGATTTGCAGGAGGCCGTGAAGATGTTTGGGAACCAGAATCTCATGTATATTGGGGATCCGAAAAAAAATGGTTAGACGATAAAAGATACACAGCCGATCGTAAATTAGAGAACCCACTTGCTGCCGTACAAATGGGATTAATTTATGTTAATCCGGAAGGACCAAATGGCAATCCTGATCCACTATTAGCTGCTAAAGACATTAGAGAAACATTTGGCCGAATGGGAATGAATGATGAAGAAACGGTTGCTTTGATCGCAGGTGGACATACTTTAGGTAAAGCCCATGGTGCTGGAGATGCTAAACTAGTTGGTCCAGACCCAGAAGCAGCAGGCATCGAAGAACAAGGTTTAGGTTGGAAAAGCAGTTACAAATCGGGGAAAGGTCAAGATGCTATTACCTCTGGTTTAGAAGTAACTTGGACATCAACTCCAGATCAATGGAATCAAGATTTCTTTAGAATATTATTTAAATACGATTGGGAATTGACCAAAAGTCCCGCTGGTGCACACCAATGGACTGCTAAAACAAACGACTTAGTAATTCCGGATGCTTTTGATCAAAACAAAAGACATAAACCTACTATGTTGACAACCGATTTATCATTACGATTTGATCCGGTATATGAGAAAATTTCAAGAAAGTTTATGGAAAACCCTGCAGCGTTCAATGATGCATTTGCTAGAGCTTGGTTTAAATTAACTCACAGAGATATGGGGCCAAAATCTACTTACTTAGGACCTGAAGCACCAAAAGAAGATTTAATTTGGCAAGACCCTATTCCAGCTGTTAATCACAAATTAGTTGGAAAAAAAGAAATTGAAAAATTAAAATCGAGTATATTAAATTCTGGTTTAACAGTAAGCGAGATGATTTCAACGGCTTGGGCTTCTGCTTCAACTTACAGAGGAACTGACAGAAGAGGAGGTGCTAATGGTGCAAGAATACGTTTAGAACCACAAAGAAATTGGGAGGTGAATAATCCAAAACAATTAAATAAAGTTTTAACTGTATTAGAAAAAATTCAAAAAGAGTTCAATGACAAATCAAACGATATAAAAATTTCATTGGCAGATTTAATTGTATTGGCAGGAAATGTAGGTGTAGAACAAGCCGCTAAAAATGCTGGTCAAAAAGTAGAAGTACCTTTTAGCCCAGGAAGAATGGATGCTACACAAGCACAAACTGATGTTGCTTCATTTGCGGTATTAGAACCACAAGCCGATGGTTTTAGAAATTATTTAAAAACTAAATACACCATTCCTACTGAAGCATTATTAGTAGACAAAGCCCAATTATTAACTTTAACTGCACCAGAAATGACCGTTTTAATAGGTGGAATGCGTGCTTTAAATGCTAATTATGACAACTCTAAAAACGGTATTTTTTCAGATAAGAAAGACCAATTAACCAATGATTTCTTTGTAAAATTATTAGATATGGGCACTGTTTGGAAAGCGAAAGATGAGTCGAACGAAGTGTTTGAAGGAAGAGACAGTAAAACCAATCAAATTAAATGGACTGCTACTCGTGCTGACTTAATTTTTGGTTCAAACTCAGAATTAAGAGCTTTGGCAGAAGTATATGCTAGCGCTGATGCCAAAAATAAATTCATTTCAGATTTTATAGCGGCTTGGACGAAAGTAATGAACTTAGACCGATTCGATCTAAAAAAATAA
- the bioA gene encoding adenosylmethionine--8-amino-7-oxononanoate transaminase — translation MTLSEKDALYNWHPYNQHQIYSHFPAIIKGENEFLWDEHGKQYIDAIASWWVNPFGHSNSSIADAIYKQLTTLEHVLFGGFTHNKAVELAEKLAQILPSNQKKFFYSDNGSTAVEVAIKAAMQFHFNKGIKKDTIIAFEDAFHGDTFGAMAVSGIGLFTEAFKDSLLKVVRIPVPTQGKEEASKQALKNALLEHKVAAFIFEPLVLGAAGMVMYEASVLDELINICKEYQVFTIADEVMTGFGKTGTLFASLQLDSKPDMMCLSKALTGGTIPMAITTFTHEIFEGFISSNTNHAFFHGHTFTANPTGCAAALASITLHEAEETKNNISRIHGLHLDFQHYIQRHTRVKTTRVKGVIFALEIEVEEQQTYYSDFRNKLYNYFIARGVILRPVGNIVYILPPYCISNESLNKVYQVIEDALNEVTC, via the coding sequence ATGACACTTTCTGAAAAAGACGCTTTATACAATTGGCATCCTTATAATCAACATCAAATTTATTCTCATTTTCCTGCTATAATAAAAGGGGAGAATGAATTTTTATGGGATGAACATGGGAAGCAGTATATAGATGCTATTGCTTCTTGGTGGGTCAATCCTTTTGGTCATTCTAATTCAAGTATTGCGGATGCGATTTATAAACAATTAACAACATTAGAACATGTTTTATTTGGTGGTTTTACCCATAATAAAGCAGTTGAATTAGCCGAAAAGTTAGCCCAAATTTTACCTTCAAATCAAAAGAAATTTTTCTATTCCGATAATGGTTCAACAGCGGTTGAAGTTGCCATTAAAGCCGCTATGCAATTTCATTTTAATAAAGGAATTAAAAAAGATACCATAATAGCATTTGAAGATGCGTTTCATGGCGATACTTTTGGCGCCATGGCTGTCAGCGGCATTGGTTTATTTACAGAAGCATTTAAAGATTCCTTATTAAAGGTTGTTCGAATTCCTGTTCCAACCCAAGGAAAAGAAGAAGCAAGTAAACAGGCTTTAAAAAATGCCCTATTGGAACATAAGGTTGCGGCCTTTATTTTTGAACCTTTAGTGTTAGGCGCGGCTGGAATGGTTATGTATGAAGCTTCTGTTCTTGATGAATTAATCAATATTTGTAAGGAATATCAAGTTTTTACTATAGCGGATGAAGTGATGACTGGTTTCGGTAAAACGGGAACCTTGTTTGCATCGCTACAGTTAGATAGTAAACCAGACATGATGTGTTTGTCAAAAGCATTGACGGGAGGTACAATTCCTATGGCTATTACAACTTTTACTCATGAAATATTTGAGGGTTTTATAAGTTCAAATACCAATCATGCTTTTTTTCATGGTCATACTTTTACGGCCAATCCAACGGGTTGTGCAGCAGCATTAGCGAGTATTACATTACATGAAGCAGAAGAAACTAAAAATAATATTTCTAGAATTCATGGTTTACATTTAGATTTTCAACACTATATACAGCGCCATACTCGGGTAAAAACAACACGAGTTAAAGGTGTTATTTTTGCATTGGAAATTGAAGTTGAAGAACAACAAACATATTACAGTGATTTTAGAAATAAATTATATAATTATTTTATTGCTAGAGGTGTAATTTTAAGGCCCGTAGGTAACATTGTTTATATTCTACCGCCGTATTGTATTTCCAATGAGAGTTTGAACAAAGTATATCAAGTAATTGAAGATGCTTTAAATGAAGTAACATGTTAA
- a CDS encoding F0F1 ATP synthase subunit epsilon codes for MILEIVSPEATLFKGEVISVAVPGINGEFQMLNNHAPIVSLLTKGNVKINASSFKIEKENLSKFTKVNEQTYWLPINSGTIEMNNNKVIVLAD; via the coding sequence ATGATTTTAGAAATTGTATCACCAGAAGCAACATTATTCAAAGGAGAAGTTATTTCTGTAGCTGTTCCAGGAATTAACGGTGAATTCCAAATGTTGAATAATCACGCGCCTATTGTTTCATTATTAACAAAAGGTAATGTGAAAATTAATGCTTCGTCTTTTAAAATTGAGAAAGAAAACCTTTCTAAATTTACAAAAGTAAACGAGCAAACATATTGGTTGCCAATTAATTCTGGTACAATCGAAATGAATAATAATAAGGTAATTGTCTTAGCTGACTAA
- the bioD gene encoding dethiobiotin synthase, with the protein MKLFITGIGTDVGKTVASAIVVEALEADYWKPVQAGDLDYSDTDKIKSRVSNTTTVFHPNAYALHTPASPHLAAEIDGITINLKDINEPKTKNHLVIEGAGGVFVPLNDKDCVIDLIQPDYKVIIVSRHYLGSINHTLLTIEALKSRNISIAGIIFSGDENQATENIILSKSKLPMLGRIENEPYFDENVVKYYADMFKEVLLQL; encoded by the coding sequence ATGAAATTATTTATAACAGGCATTGGAACCGATGTTGGTAAAACGGTTGCTTCTGCAATTGTTGTTGAAGCCTTAGAGGCAGATTATTGGAAACCCGTACAGGCCGGAGATTTAGATTATTCAGATACAGATAAAATAAAAAGTAGAGTTTCCAATACCACTACAGTTTTTCATCCGAATGCTTATGCATTACATACACCGGCAAGTCCACATTTAGCAGCTGAAATAGATGGAATAACAATAAATTTGAAAGACATCAATGAGCCTAAAACCAAAAATCATTTAGTAATTGAAGGAGCAGGAGGTGTTTTTGTTCCGTTAAATGATAAAGATTGTGTGATTGATTTAATTCAGCCCGATTATAAAGTAATAATTGTTTCACGTCACTATTTAGGAAGTATCAACCATACTTTATTAACTATTGAAGCATTAAAGTCAAGGAATATTTCTATAGCTGGAATTATTTTTTCCGGAGATGAAAATCAAGCTACAGAAAATATTATCTTATCAAAATCTAAACTTCCTATGTTAGGTCGCATAGAAAATGAACCTTATTTTGATGAAAATGTGGTGAAGTATTATGCGGATATGTTTAAGGAAGTACTTTTACAGTTATAA
- the atpD gene encoding F0F1 ATP synthase subunit beta gives MSKVTGKVAQIIGPVVDVVFNTANAELPKIYDSLEITKTDGTKLVLEVQSHIGEDTVRTISMDSTDGLSRGTEAVATGAAIQMPIGQDVFGRLFNVIGDAIDGLGDLPKEGSNGLPIHRPAPKFEDLSTSTEVLFTGIKVIDLIEPYAKGGKIGLFGGAGVGKTVLIQELINNIAKGHGGLSVFAGVGERTREGNDLLREMLESGIIKYGDDFMHSMENGGWDLSKVDKAGMKDSKATFVFGQMNEPPGARARVALSGLTIAEYFRDGAGDGQGKDVLFFVDNIFRFTQAGSEVSALLGRMPSAVGYQPTLATEMGAMQERITSTKKGSITSVQAVYVPADDLTDPAPATTFAHLDATTVLSRKIAELGIYPAVDPLDSTSRILTPEILGDEHYNCAQRVKEILQRYKQLQDIIAILGMEELSEEDKLVVARARKVQRFLSQPFHVAEQFTGIPGVLVDIKDTIKGFNMIMDGELDHLPEAAFNLKGSIQDAIEAGEKMLAEAK, from the coding sequence ATGTCTAAAGTTACAGGAAAAGTTGCACAGATTATTGGACCAGTAGTAGATGTGGTATTTAACACTGCAAATGCTGAGTTGCCAAAAATTTATGATTCATTAGAAATTACTAAAACAGACGGTACTAAATTAGTATTAGAAGTTCAATCTCACATTGGTGAAGATACAGTTCGTACAATCTCTATGGACTCTACTGACGGTTTGTCAAGAGGAACTGAAGCGGTTGCTACAGGAGCTGCAATTCAAATGCCAATTGGACAAGATGTGTTTGGTCGTTTATTTAACGTAATTGGTGATGCAATTGACGGTTTAGGTGATTTACCTAAAGAAGGTTCAAATGGTTTACCAATTCACAGACCAGCTCCTAAATTTGAAGACTTATCAACTTCTACTGAAGTTTTATTTACAGGTATTAAAGTAATCGACTTAATTGAGCCTTATGCAAAAGGAGGTAAAATTGGTTTATTCGGTGGTGCAGGTGTAGGTAAAACAGTATTGATTCAGGAGTTGATTAATAATATTGCTAAAGGTCACGGTGGTTTATCAGTATTTGCTGGTGTAGGTGAAAGAACTCGTGAAGGAAATGACCTTTTAAGAGAGATGTTAGAATCTGGAATTATTAAATATGGTGATGATTTCATGCACTCTATGGAAAATGGAGGTTGGGATTTATCTAAAGTAGATAAAGCTGGTATGAAAGATTCAAAAGCTACGTTTGTTTTCGGACAAATGAATGAGCCGCCTGGTGCTCGTGCTCGTGTAGCTTTGTCTGGTTTAACAATTGCTGAATATTTCCGTGATGGAGCAGGAGATGGACAAGGAAAAGACGTACTTTTCTTCGTTGATAACATCTTCCGTTTTACACAAGCAGGATCTGAAGTATCTGCGTTATTAGGACGTATGCCATCTGCAGTAGGTTACCAACCTACATTAGCAACAGAGATGGGAGCGATGCAAGAGCGTATTACTTCAACTAAAAAAGGATCAATTACTTCAGTACAAGCAGTATATGTACCTGCGGACGACTTAACTGACCCGGCTCCTGCAACTACGTTTGCCCACTTAGATGCAACAACTGTATTGTCTCGTAAAATTGCTGAGTTAGGTATTTATCCAGCGGTAGATCCATTAGATTCTACTTCTCGTATCTTAACTCCTGAAATTTTAGGTGACGAGCACTATAACTGTGCGCAAAGAGTGAAAGAAATTTTACAACGTTACAAACAATTACAAGATATCATTGCTATCTTAGGTATGGAAGAGTTATCTGAAGAAGATAAATTAGTAGTAGCACGTGCTCGTAAAGTACAACGTTTCTTATCTCAACCGTTCCACGTAGCAGAACAGTTTACAGGTATTCCAGGTGTATTAGTAGATATTAAAGATACAATTAAAGGGTTTAATATGATTATGGATGGTGAATTAGATCACTTACCAGAAGCAGCATTCAACTTAAAAGGAAGTATCCAAGATGCTATCGAAGCTGGAGAGAAAATGTTAGCTGAAGCAAAATAA
- a CDS encoding putative signal transducing protein: MSKFHKIAVYQYVAEAMLFKGKLESEGIEVFLQDENTINTDPLLSNAIGGVKLLVRKEDVMQAKQILNSIPEYSVDEHGDLLKCPKCGAATIEYLTTVSDFKSLISFVFGLLLNIFPFYTKYKYRCENCNFEF, from the coding sequence ATGTCTAAATTTCATAAAATAGCGGTTTATCAATATGTTGCCGAGGCGATGTTGTTTAAAGGAAAGCTCGAATCGGAAGGAATTGAAGTTTTTCTTCAAGATGAAAATACTATTAATACAGATCCACTTTTAAGTAATGCTATTGGTGGTGTTAAGCTTTTGGTTCGAAAAGAAGATGTTATGCAAGCTAAGCAAATATTGAATTCAATTCCTGAATATTCGGTAGATGAACATGGCGATTTGTTAAAATGTCCAAAATGTGGTGCTGCTACAATAGAATATTTAACTACAGTATCCGATTTTAAATCTTTAATTAGTTTTGTTTTTGGATTATTATTGAATATTTTTCCTTTTTATACAAAATATAAATACCGTTGCGAAAATTGTAATTTTGAGTTTTAA
- the glmS gene encoding glutamine--fructose-6-phosphate transaminase (isomerizing), which yields MCGIVGYIGHREAYPIIIKGLKRLEYRGYDSAGVVLYDGADLKLAKTKGKVSDLEARVAQEISTNGNIGMGHTRWATHGVPNDVNSHPHLSNSGNLVVVHNGIIENYEPLKKELINRGYTFKSDTDTEVLINLIEEVQKKENLKLGKAVQVALNQVVGAYAIVVFDKNKPDELVAARLGSPLAIGIGEDEYFIASDASPFIEYTSNAIYLEDEEMAIIRLNKSLKVRKIKDDSLVDPYIQELQMNLEQIEKGGYEHFMLKEIYEQPNVIKDTYRGRLLANKGIIQMSGVEDNLEKFLNAKRILIVACGTSWHAGLVAEYIIEEFSRIPVEVEYASEFRYRNPIINSDDIVIAISQSGETADTLAAIKLAKENGAFVFGVCNVVGSSISRETHAGAYTHAGPEIGVASTKAFTTQITILTLLALRLAKAKGSMNHADYQRYLLELEMIPEKVQEALLTNEISKQIAAIYKDASNCLYLGRGYNFPVALEGALKLKEISYIHAEGYPAAEMKHGPIALIDEQMPVIVIAPNKGHYDKVVSNIQEIKSRSGKIIAVVTKGDTQVKELADHVIEIPETSEALTPLLTTIPLQLLSYHIAVLRGCNVDQPRNLAKSVTVE from the coding sequence ATGTGTGGAATTGTAGGTTATATTGGCCATAGAGAGGCTTATCCAATTATAATAAAAGGATTGAAAAGACTAGAATACAGAGGGTATGATAGTGCAGGTGTTGTTTTGTATGATGGAGCAGATTTAAAATTAGCTAAAACAAAGGGTAAAGTTTCAGATTTAGAAGCTCGTGTGGCGCAAGAAATTTCTACCAACGGAAACATAGGAATGGGGCATACGCGTTGGGCTACTCATGGTGTGCCTAATGATGTGAATTCACATCCTCATTTATCTAATTCAGGTAATTTAGTTGTGGTGCACAATGGAATTATTGAGAATTATGAGCCTTTAAAAAAGGAATTAATCAATAGAGGATATACTTTTAAATCAGACACAGATACAGAAGTATTAATAAACTTAATTGAAGAAGTTCAGAAAAAAGAAAACTTAAAACTTGGAAAAGCGGTTCAGGTGGCTTTAAATCAGGTGGTAGGGGCTTATGCGATTGTGGTTTTTGATAAAAATAAACCAGACGAATTAGTTGCTGCTAGATTGGGTTCTCCTTTAGCAATTGGTATTGGTGAAGATGAATATTTCATTGCTTCTGATGCTTCTCCATTTATTGAATATACATCGAACGCTATCTATTTGGAAGACGAAGAGATGGCCATTATTCGTTTGAATAAATCATTAAAAGTTAGAAAAATTAAAGATGACTCATTAGTAGATCCTTATATTCAAGAGTTGCAAATGAATTTGGAGCAGATTGAAAAAGGGGGGTACGAGCATTTTATGTTGAAAGAAATCTATGAGCAACCAAATGTTATCAAAGATACTTACAGAGGTCGTTTATTAGCAAATAAAGGAATCATTCAAATGTCTGGTGTTGAAGATAATTTGGAAAAATTCTTAAATGCAAAACGAATTTTAATAGTAGCTTGTGGAACATCTTGGCATGCTGGATTAGTTGCTGAATACATCATAGAAGAGTTTTCGAGAATACCAGTAGAAGTTGAATATGCTTCTGAATTTAGATACAGAAATCCAATTATTAATAGTGACGATATTGTGATTGCTATATCACAGTCTGGTGAAACGGCTGATACATTAGCGGCAATCAAATTAGCTAAAGAAAATGGAGCATTTGTTTTTGGTGTGTGTAACGTTGTAGGTTCTTCAATTTCAAGAGAGACTCATGCGGGAGCTTACACCCATGCAGGTCCAGAAATTGGGGTGGCTTCAACTAAAGCATTTACAACTCAAATTACTATCTTAACTCTTTTGGCTTTACGTTTGGCAAAAGCTAAAGGATCGATGAATCATGCAGATTATCAAAGATACTTGTTGGAGTTAGAAATGATTCCAGAAAAAGTACAAGAGGCATTGTTAACAAACGAGATATCTAAGCAAATTGCAGCGATTTATAAAGACGCATCTAATTGCTTGTATTTAGGAAGAGGGTATAACTTCCCAGTAGCATTAGAAGGAGCCTTAAAGTTAAAAGAGATATCTTATATCCACGCAGAAGGTTATCCAGCGGCTGAAATGAAACACGGTCCAATTGCTTTGATTGATGAGCAGATGCCAGTAATTGTAATTGCGCCTAATAAAGGGCATTATGATAAAGTGGTAAGTAATATACAAGAAATCAAATCGAGAAGCGGTAAGATTATTGCGGTAGTAACTAAAGGCGATACACAAGTAAAAGAATTGGCAGATCACGTGATTGAAATTCCAGAAACTTCAGAAGCTTTAACGCCATTATTAACTACAATTCCATTGCAATTGTTATCGTATCATATTGCTGTGTTGAGAGGTTGTAACGTAGATCAGCCTAGAAATTTAGCAAAATCAGTTACAGTAGAATAA
- a CDS encoding aminotransferase class I/II-fold pyridoxal phosphate-dependent enzyme yields MKFPKSLSEKLNLREETHALRKLPIDTNGIDFSSNDYLGFAQNSDLFDRIHHFLVDQNIKFNGATGSRLISGNHHLYTITEDFIAQFHESEAALLFNSGYDANIGFFSAVPQRNDIVLYDELCHASIRDGIQMGTAKSYKFQHNDYEDLEEKLKKYYALKTDNFSIYVVTESVFSMDGDSPNFESILNLCQQYKAYLVVDEAHALGVFGEKGEGLLQFQKLHKKVFARIMTFGKGLGCHGAVILGSSELKSYLINFARSFIYTTGLSPHAVATILMAYKELKHSHQIQLLKENVTYFNQQKQLFGLKPLFIYSKSAIHSAIIPGNEKVKNVALHIQNKGFEVKPILSPTVPEGQERLRICIHSYNTQEQISQLLMVLTEALLN; encoded by the coding sequence ATGAAATTTCCAAAATCACTTTCCGAAAAATTAAATTTACGTGAAGAAACACATGCTTTACGAAAATTACCAATTGATACAAATGGAATTGATTTTTCTTCCAATGATTATTTAGGATTTGCACAAAACAGTGATTTGTTTGACAGAATACACCATTTTTTAGTTGACCAAAATATTAAATTCAATGGAGCAACTGGTTCCCGATTAATTTCAGGGAATCATCATTTATACACTATTACTGAAGATTTTATTGCTCAATTTCATGAATCGGAAGCGGCTTTACTTTTTAATTCGGGTTACGACGCCAATATTGGTTTTTTTAGTGCGGTTCCTCAACGAAATGATATAGTTTTATACGATGAATTATGTCATGCTTCTATTCGTGATGGGATACAAATGGGAACAGCTAAATCATATAAATTTCAGCATAATGATTATGAAGATTTAGAAGAGAAGCTTAAAAAATATTACGCTTTAAAAACAGATAATTTTTCTATTTATGTAGTCACAGAATCCGTTTTTTCAATGGATGGGGATAGCCCAAATTTTGAGTCGATTTTAAATTTGTGTCAGCAATATAAAGCTTATTTAGTGGTTGATGAAGCACATGCTTTAGGTGTTTTTGGTGAAAAAGGGGAAGGCTTACTTCAATTTCAAAAGTTACATAAAAAAGTTTTTGCTCGAATCATGACTTTTGGAAAAGGATTAGGCTGTCATGGAGCGGTAATTTTGGGAAGTTCAGAACTGAAGTCTTATTTGATAAATTTTGCTAGAAGTTTTATTTATACCACAGGCTTATCTCCACATGCTGTCGCAACTATTTTAATGGCTTATAAAGAATTAAAGCATTCACATCAAATACAGTTGTTGAAAGAAAATGTAACTTATTTTAATCAGCAAAAACAATTATTTGGGTTAAAACCTCTTTTTATTTACAGTAAATCGGCCATACATTCTGCCATTATTCCTGGAAATGAAAAAGTTAAAAATGTTGCGTTACATATCCAAAATAAAGGTTTTGAAGTGAAACCAATTTTGTCGCCTACGGTACCAGAAGGTCAAGAACGCTTGCGGATTTGTATTCATTCTTATAATACACAAGAACAAATTAGTCAATTGTTAATGGTTTTAACCGAAGCCTTATTAAATTAA
- a CDS encoding GxxExxY protein, whose amino-acid sequence MNKLLHKEVSEKILKAYYNVYNSLGYGFLERVYQNSMYYELIDLGLDVVAQKQIKVYYKGKIVGEYFADLIVENKIIVELKATSVLIQSHSTQLYNYLKTTNIEVGLLLNFGEEAEFERIIITNDKKKNLNNQCNLK is encoded by the coding sequence ATGAATAAATTATTACATAAAGAAGTTTCTGAAAAAATTTTAAAAGCATACTATAATGTTTATAATTCATTAGGATATGGATTTTTAGAACGTGTTTATCAAAATTCAATGTATTATGAATTAATTGATTTAGGATTAGATGTTGTTGCTCAAAAACAGATTAAAGTATATTATAAAGGTAAAATTGTTGGAGAATATTTTGCAGATTTAATAGTTGAAAATAAAATAATAGTTGAGCTTAAAGCAACAAGTGTATTAATACAATCTCATAGTACTCAATTATATAATTATTTAAAAACAACAAATATTGAAGTTGGATTATTGCTAAATTTTGGTGAAGAGGCAGAATTTGAGCGAATAATTATAACTAATGATAAGAAAAAAAATTTAAATAATCAGTGTAATCTGAAATAA